A single window of Deinococcus budaensis DNA harbors:
- the kynU gene encoding kynureninase: MRRDLFAMPPGIYLDGNSLGVMPHAAREAVLRRLDEWQTQAVSGWEHWFGLAESLSPGVARLVGAQPHEVIATGSITANLHALLATLYRPRGERRHLVATALDFPSDVYALQSWAERYGAELRLVGSRDGHTLHPDDLRAAFREDVALALLPTVLYRSGQLLDVPGLTREAHARGLLIGWDAAHSVGSVPHALHGDGADFAVWCHYKYVNAGPGAPGGLFLHERHHGRTPGLRGWWGHAKETQFEMAHEFRPAPGAGGHQLGTPPILALAGLEGALSVFGTLEMGEVRARSLQLTDHLLALVDAQVPELRVVTPRAHAERGGHVALAHPQAHALSLALRERGIVPDFRQPDILRLAPVALYNTGAELEETVRVLRELLDTGIHTAPTAAGLVT; the protein is encoded by the coding sequence ATGAGACGTGACCTCTTTGCCATGCCGCCCGGCATCTACCTCGACGGCAACAGCCTGGGCGTGATGCCGCACGCGGCCAGGGAGGCGGTGCTGCGCCGCCTGGACGAGTGGCAGACGCAGGCCGTGAGCGGCTGGGAGCACTGGTTCGGGCTGGCCGAGAGCCTCTCGCCGGGGGTCGCGCGGCTGGTCGGGGCGCAGCCGCACGAGGTGATCGCCACCGGGAGCATCACCGCCAACCTGCACGCCCTGCTCGCCACGCTGTACCGGCCGCGAGGCGAGCGGCGTCACCTCGTCGCCACCGCGCTGGACTTTCCCTCCGACGTGTACGCGCTGCAAAGCTGGGCCGAGCGCTACGGGGCCGAGCTGCGGCTGGTAGGGAGCCGCGACGGCCACACCCTGCACCCGGACGACCTGCGGGCCGCCTTCCGGGAGGACGTGGCGCTGGCGCTGCTGCCCACGGTGCTGTACCGCTCGGGGCAACTGCTGGACGTGCCCGGCCTCACGCGCGAGGCCCACGCGCGCGGCCTGCTGATCGGCTGGGACGCCGCGCACAGCGTGGGCAGCGTGCCGCACGCGCTGCACGGGGACGGGGCCGATTTCGCGGTGTGGTGCCACTACAAGTACGTGAACGCGGGACCGGGCGCCCCCGGCGGCCTCTTCCTGCACGAGCGGCATCACGGCCGCACGCCCGGCCTGCGCGGCTGGTGGGGCCACGCCAAGGAGACCCAGTTCGAGATGGCCCACGAGTTCCGCCCGGCGCCCGGAGCGGGCGGCCACCAGCTGGGCACGCCGCCGATCCTGGCCCTGGCGGGGCTGGAGGGGGCACTGAGCGTCTTCGGCACCCTGGAGATGGGCGAGGTGCGCGCCCGCAGCCTTCAGCTCACCGACCACCTGCTCGCGCTGGTCGACGCGCAGGTGCCGGAGCTGAGGGTGGTCACGCCCCGCGCCCACGCCGAGCGCGGCGGGCACGTGGCCCTGGCCCACCCGCAGGCCCACGCGCTGAGCCTCGCGCTGCGGGAGCGCGGCATCGTCCCCGATTTCCGTCAGCCCGACATCCTGCGCCTCGCCCCGGTGGCGCTCTACAACACCGGGGCCGAGCTGGAGGAAACGGTGCGGGTGCTGCGCGAGTTGCTCGATACGGGCATCCACACCGCGCCCACGGCGGCGGGTCTGGTGACCTGA
- the mutL gene encoding DNA mismatch repair endonuclease MutL produces MTIRVLPPHVARLIAAGEVVSRPLDVVRELVENALDAGATRIEVEVEGGGLALVAVRDNGAGIAADAVALAPVRHATSKLEPTAGAVERVSTLGFRGEALWAAAQAGELHLVTRPAAQVGAAEVRASGEDVTVRRTSAPAGTAVTVRDLFARLPARLRTQAPPAAEVREITALVGRYVLHHPGLHWRLTVDGDPRLTHAPADHRGAVASVYGPLSANRVLRVDGEGVRGVVSRPELTRARRDRMHFSVNGRPVLAPPELERAVIEGFAELLPSGVAPLCVLDLTVAPEDHNPNVHPAKQVVALADLPGVAARVQGAVASALAAHPLARAAPALIAPPEPQTAPERGGFPVLTLVGVYQALYLLAQGEGDLWVVDAHAAHERALYEHFTRSLGAEPPVELPEPELLHLTPEQVARLHERGAELRGWGLGIEDFGAGLARLRTLPATLAALPVPRLHEQIVEAALGGSPDPRRDVLARLACAPALKAGMLDADRGEAVLAALAGCEQPWACPHGRPTTLRLSERDLAHAFGRRGVRDVARGRDEVPGGRSGGR; encoded by the coding sequence GTGACCATCCGCGTCCTGCCTCCCCACGTCGCGCGGCTGATCGCGGCGGGCGAGGTCGTGTCGCGCCCGCTCGACGTGGTGCGCGAACTCGTGGAAAACGCGCTGGACGCCGGAGCCACCCGCATCGAGGTCGAGGTGGAGGGCGGCGGCCTCGCGCTGGTGGCGGTGCGCGACAACGGGGCGGGGATCGCGGCGGACGCGGTGGCCCTCGCCCCGGTGCGGCACGCGACGAGCAAGCTCGAACCCACGGCGGGGGCGGTGGAGCGCGTCTCTACCCTGGGTTTCCGCGGCGAGGCGCTGTGGGCGGCGGCGCAGGCGGGCGAGCTGCATCTGGTGACCCGCCCGGCGGCGCAGGTCGGGGCGGCGGAGGTGCGGGCCTCGGGCGAGGACGTGACCGTGCGGCGGACCTCGGCCCCGGCGGGTACGGCCGTCACGGTGCGAGACCTCTTCGCCCGGCTGCCCGCCCGCCTCCGCACCCAGGCGCCCCCCGCCGCCGAGGTCCGCGAGATCACGGCGCTGGTGGGCCGCTACGTGCTGCACCATCCGGGCCTGCACTGGCGGCTGACGGTGGACGGTGATCCCCGCCTGACCCACGCGCCCGCCGACCACCGGGGCGCGGTGGCGAGCGTGTACGGCCCACTGAGCGCGAACCGGGTACTCCGGGTGGACGGCGAAGGCGTGCGCGGCGTCGTCTCGCGCCCCGAGCTGACCCGCGCCCGGCGCGACCGGATGCACTTCAGCGTGAACGGGCGGCCGGTGCTGGCGCCCCCGGAACTCGAACGGGCGGTGATCGAGGGCTTCGCGGAGTTGCTGCCCTCCGGCGTGGCCCCGCTGTGCGTCCTCGACCTGACGGTGGCCCCCGAAGACCACAACCCCAACGTCCACCCCGCCAAGCAGGTCGTGGCGCTGGCCGACCTGCCCGGCGTGGCGGCCCGCGTGCAGGGGGCGGTCGCCTCGGCCCTGGCCGCGCACCCGCTGGCCCGCGCCGCGCCCGCCCTGATCGCCCCGCCCGAACCGCAGACGGCGCCCGAGCGCGGCGGTTTCCCGGTTCTCACCCTGGTCGGCGTGTACCAGGCCCTTTACCTGCTGGCCCAGGGGGAGGGCGACCTGTGGGTGGTGGACGCGCACGCCGCGCACGAGCGCGCGCTCTACGAGCACTTCACCCGGTCGCTGGGCGCTGAGCCTCCCGTCGAGCTGCCCGAGCCGGAACTGCTGCACCTCACCCCCGAGCAGGTCGCCCGGCTGCACGAACGCGGCGCCGAGCTGCGCGGCTGGGGCCTGGGCATCGAGGACTTCGGCGCGGGGCTGGCCCGGCTGCGGACCCTGCCTGCCACGCTCGCCGCGCTGCCGGTGCCCCGCTTGCACGAGCAGATCGTGGAAGCGGCGCTGGGCGGCAGCCCTGACCCCCGCCGCGACGTGCTCGCCCGGCTGGCCTGCGCCCCCGCCCTCAAGGCCGGGATGCTCGACGCGGACAGGGGAGAGGCCGTGCTGGCCGCCCTGGCGGGATGCGAGCAGCCCTGGGCCTGCCCCCACGGCCGCCCGACCACCCTGCGCCTCTCCGAGCGCGACCTCGCCCACGCTTTCGGGCGGCGGGGGGTGCGGGACGTGGCGCGGGGGCGGGACGAGGTGCCGGGCGGCAGGAGCGGCGGGCGGTAA
- the mutS gene encoding DNA mismatch repair protein MutS: MPVGVPQSVLKGTGSGVLPPMLEQYVALRDLHPDFLLLFQCGDFYETFGEDAERAARLLGIALTHKSSKDFSTPMAGVPIRTLDSNVERLLAAGVRVAVADQIEEPGSGLVDRKVTQLLTPGTVTEERLLTADENYLGAVATGDGYALALLDVSTGEFRCAAFHTRTALYDELARHRAREVLLAPELAGNAALLADFQTRFPVMLSPANFGEEAARAELGEVLGEVPGSLGSSALVRACGAVLGYARLTQQGRLEMVRRVVRFEPGAHMRLSEAAVRALEVFAAQSPQGVTLMDVLNETRTAGGRRRLRAWLRAPLLDELSIRSRLDAVETLTRAADLRGAVRALLYRAHDLERLAARVATRRATPREVASLARTLELLPEATRLLDGHDGLLAGVRARLGALPDVVTLIRAALVDDPPIRAGEGGLIRDGFHAELDTLREGALGHRAWLAELETSERGRTGIGSLKVGFNNVFGYYLEVTGAHLGKVPADYRQIATLKDRARFTRPDLRDREREIARLETAAGRLELEVFTELRDGLAAHAEALGEAAGALSDLDVLTALAEIAVECGWVRPQTVSGGARLSQARHPVVERATGGRFVPNDAELGPTRHTLLLTGPNMAGKSTYLRTVALCALLHQVGSFVPADHAELPVYDAIHTRIGASDDLAGGRSTFMVEMSELAAILHGATHRSLVILDEVGRGTSTLDGLAIAQSALEHLHATGAHTLFATHYFELTRLEADHPGLVNLHVAAEEDETAHGGAGGLTFYHQVIPGAARQSYGVEVARLAGLPAPVTTRAARLLTALNAGGDDRKLTRELAALDLGRLTPMQALELLHKWQGEARGGGGTEA; this comes from the coding sequence ATGCCGGTGGGAGTGCCGCAGAGCGTGCTGAAGGGAACGGGATCGGGGGTGCTGCCGCCGATGCTGGAGCAGTATGTGGCGCTGCGCGACCTGCATCCGGATTTTCTGCTGCTGTTTCAGTGCGGCGACTTTTACGAGACCTTCGGGGAGGACGCCGAGCGGGCCGCGCGGCTGCTGGGCATCGCGCTGACGCACAAGAGCAGCAAGGACTTTTCCACGCCGATGGCCGGGGTGCCGATTCGCACGCTGGACAGCAACGTCGAGCGGCTGCTCGCGGCGGGCGTGCGGGTGGCGGTGGCCGACCAGATCGAGGAACCCGGCTCGGGGCTGGTGGACCGCAAGGTCACGCAACTGCTCACGCCGGGCACGGTGACCGAAGAGCGGCTGCTCACCGCCGACGAGAACTACCTCGGCGCGGTGGCGACCGGCGACGGCTACGCGCTGGCGCTGCTCGACGTGTCCACCGGAGAGTTCCGCTGCGCCGCGTTTCATACCCGCACGGCGCTCTACGACGAACTCGCCCGGCACCGGGCGCGTGAGGTGCTGCTGGCTCCCGAACTTGCCGGAAACGCCGCGTTGCTGGCGGATTTCCAGACCCGCTTTCCGGTGATGCTCTCGCCCGCCAACTTCGGGGAGGAGGCGGCGCGGGCCGAACTGGGCGAGGTGCTGGGCGAGGTGCCGGGGTCGCTGGGGTCCTCGGCCCTGGTGCGGGCCTGCGGGGCGGTGCTGGGCTACGCGCGGCTCACCCAGCAGGGGCGGCTGGAGATGGTGCGCCGGGTCGTGCGTTTCGAGCCGGGGGCGCATATGCGCCTCAGCGAGGCGGCGGTGCGGGCGCTGGAGGTCTTCGCGGCCCAGTCGCCGCAGGGCGTGACCCTGATGGACGTGCTGAATGAAACGCGCACGGCGGGCGGGCGGCGGCGGCTGCGGGCCTGGCTGCGCGCGCCGCTGCTGGACGAACTCAGCATCCGCTCGCGGCTGGACGCGGTAGAGACCCTCACCCGCGCCGCCGACCTGCGCGGGGCGGTGCGGGCGCTGCTGTACCGCGCGCACGACCTCGAACGCCTCGCTGCGCGGGTGGCGACCCGCCGGGCCACCCCACGCGAGGTCGCTTCGCTGGCGCGCACGCTGGAACTGCTGCCCGAAGCGACCCGGCTGCTGGACGGGCACGACGGCCTGCTGGCGGGGGTCCGCGCCCGGCTGGGCGCGCTGCCCGACGTGGTGACCCTGATCCGCGCCGCGCTGGTGGACGACCCGCCCATCCGCGCGGGCGAGGGCGGCCTGATCCGCGACGGCTTCCACGCGGAACTCGACACCCTGCGCGAGGGCGCCCTGGGCCACCGCGCCTGGTTGGCCGAACTGGAAACCAGCGAGCGCGGGCGCACCGGGATTGGCAGCCTGAAGGTGGGGTTCAACAACGTCTTCGGCTATTACCTGGAGGTGACCGGCGCGCACCTGGGCAAGGTGCCTGCCGACTACCGCCAGATCGCCACCCTGAAAGACCGTGCCCGCTTCACCCGCCCGGACCTGCGCGACCGCGAGCGCGAGATCGCCCGGCTGGAGACGGCGGCGGGGCGGCTGGAGCTGGAGGTCTTTACCGAGCTGCGCGACGGCCTCGCGGCCCACGCCGAGGCGCTGGGCGAGGCGGCGGGAGCGCTCTCGGACCTCGACGTGCTGACCGCCCTGGCCGAGATCGCGGTGGAGTGCGGCTGGGTGCGGCCCCAGACCGTGTCCGGTGGCGCGCGGCTCTCGCAGGCCCGCCACCCGGTCGTCGAGCGGGCGACCGGCGGACGCTTCGTGCCCAACGACGCCGAGCTGGGGCCGACGCGGCACACTCTGCTGCTCACCGGGCCGAACATGGCGGGCAAGAGCACCTACCTGCGCACGGTGGCCCTCTGTGCCCTGCTGCACCAGGTCGGGTCCTTCGTGCCTGCCGACCACGCCGAGCTGCCCGTCTACGACGCGATTCATACCCGCATCGGCGCCAGCGACGACCTCGCGGGGGGCCGCAGCACCTTCATGGTCGAGATGAGCGAACTGGCGGCCATCCTGCACGGGGCCACCCACCGCAGCCTGGTGATTCTGGACGAGGTGGGGCGCGGCACCTCGACCCTCGACGGCCTCGCCATCGCGCAGTCGGCGCTGGAGCACCTGCACGCCACGGGGGCGCACACCCTCTTCGCCACCCACTACTTCGAGCTGACCCGGCTGGAGGCCGACCACCCCGGCCTGGTGAACCTGCACGTCGCCGCCGAGGAGGACGAGACGGCGCACGGGGGCGCGGGCGGCCTGACCTTTTACCACCAGGTCATTCCCGGCGCGGCCCGCCAGAGCTACGGGGTGGAGGTCGCGCGGTTGGCGGGGCTGCCCGCACCCGTCACCACCCGCGCGGCCCGGCTGCTGACCGCCCTGAACGCGGGGGGCGACGACCGCAAGCTGACCCGCGAACTCGCCGCGCTGGACCTGGGGCGCCTGACGCCGATGCAGGCGCTGGAGCTGCTGCACAAGTGGCAGGGGGAGGCCCGGGGTGGGGGAGGGACGGAGGCGTGA
- a CDS encoding acyl-CoA thioesterase: MKLRIPDADVLWSALAPERKHELTLTVQPGDLDDLHHVNNTVYLAWCEQVARAHALRQGMGTAALIKLGAVPVARQHIITYHKPALLGDPVRIRTALTVSAGVRSIRAYTLDRATPDGADGERLAECQTEWVWVDPVTGRPKRTPREVLEAFGF, translated from the coding sequence TTGAAGCTCCGGATTCCCGACGCCGACGTGCTGTGGAGTGCCCTGGCGCCCGAGCGCAAGCACGAGCTGACCCTGACCGTGCAGCCCGGCGACCTCGACGACCTGCACCACGTCAACAACACCGTGTATCTGGCCTGGTGCGAGCAGGTGGCCCGTGCCCACGCGCTGCGGCAGGGGATGGGCACCGCCGCCCTGATCAAGCTGGGCGCCGTGCCGGTTGCCCGGCAGCACATCATCACCTACCACAAGCCTGCGCTGCTGGGCGACCCGGTCCGCATCCGCACCGCCCTGACCGTCAGCGCGGGTGTCCGCAGCATCCGCGCCTATACCCTCGACCGCGCCACCCCAGACGGCGCGGACGGCGAACGCCTGGCCGAGTGCCAGACCGAGTGGGTCTGGGTGGACCCCGTGACCGGACGGCCCAAGCGCACCCCGCGCGAGGTGCTGGAGGCGTTCGGGTTCTGA
- a CDS encoding LysE family translocator, whose protein sequence is MDGSLLGFVVFSLLLTLTPGADTALVTRAALAGGRPAGFGAVLGVSSGLLFHAALSALGLSVILARSAALYEAVKLAGAAYLLYLGVRAWLDARHTAQATAEAVRPSLGFGAALGQGLTTNVLNPKVALFYLTVLPQFVPPGPGALGHALGLALIHFSWGVLWLGTLVLLIGTLAPRLRAPRVRAGLERVTGGAMVLLGLRVALGR, encoded by the coding sequence ATGGACGGCTCCCTGCTGGGCTTCGTGGTGTTCTCGCTGCTGCTGACGCTCACGCCGGGGGCCGACACGGCGCTGGTGACCCGGGCCGCCCTGGCCGGGGGGCGCCCGGCAGGCTTCGGCGCGGTGCTGGGCGTATCCAGCGGCCTGCTGTTCCACGCCGCACTCAGCGCCCTGGGCCTCAGCGTGATTCTGGCCCGCAGCGCCGCCCTGTACGAGGCGGTCAAGCTGGCGGGCGCCGCCTACCTGCTGTATCTGGGTGTGCGCGCCTGGCTGGACGCGCGCCACACGGCGCAGGCCACAGCGGAGGCGGTCCGGCCTTCCCTGGGGTTCGGGGCCGCGCTCGGGCAGGGGCTGACCACCAACGTCTTGAATCCCAAGGTCGCGCTCTTTTACCTCACGGTGCTGCCGCAGTTCGTGCCGCCGGGACCGGGGGCACTGGGGCACGCGCTGGGGCTGGCGCTGATTCATTTCTCGTGGGGGGTGTTGTGGCTGGGAACGCTGGTGCTGCTGATCGGCACGCTGGCGCCCCGGTTGCGTGCGCCCCGGGTGCGGGCCGGGCTGGAGCGGGTGACGGGCGGGGCGATGGTGTTGCTGGGGCTTCGGGTGGCGTTGGGGCGGTAG
- a CDS encoding 4a-hydroxytetrahydrobiopterin dehydratase, whose amino-acid sequence MTYDPRMGYDPARKLTDGDVQERKPEGWWGDDGKLFREFKFGSYQEGVDFAVRVAALAEARDHHPDIHIYYRRVRLNFFTHSVGGVTDLDLEGAQAVNALLGGQSGGDAQP is encoded by the coding sequence ATGACCTACGACCCGCGCATGGGCTACGACCCCGCCCGCAAACTGACCGACGGCGACGTGCAGGAGCGCAAACCGGAAGGCTGGTGGGGCGACGACGGCAAGCTGTTCCGGGAATTCAAGTTCGGCAGCTATCAGGAGGGCGTGGACTTCGCGGTGCGGGTCGCGGCGCTGGCCGAGGCGCGGGACCACCATCCCGACATCCATATCTATTACCGGCGGGTGCGGCTGAATTTCTTCACCCACAGCGTGGGCGGCGTCACGGACCTCGACCTGGAGGGGGCGCAGGCGGTCAATGCCCTGCTGGGCGGGCAGTCCGGGGGGGACGCGCAGCCTTGA
- a CDS encoding cyclase family protein, whose product MIDISRPLTPGHPTWPGDAPFRLEAGGRIARGDSVNTGELRTSTHTGTHVDAPWHYADAAPRLGEVGLEVYLGRCRVLRVEAPAGLVGPDALAPLPGTLPPRLLLHTGQPAHWAEFPAAFAALDPAFVREAARRGVRLIGTDSPSVDPLTSKTLDAHHACLGAGILILEGLNLSAVPDGEYDLVCLPLPLVEADGAPARAVLLPAGTLPTGDPA is encoded by the coding sequence ATGATCGACATCTCACGGCCCCTCACGCCGGGGCACCCGACCTGGCCGGGCGACGCGCCTTTCCGGCTGGAGGCGGGTGGGCGCATCGCCCGGGGCGACAGCGTGAACACGGGCGAGCTGCGAACCAGCACCCACACCGGCACCCACGTGGACGCCCCCTGGCACTACGCGGACGCCGCCCCCCGGCTGGGCGAGGTCGGCCTGGAGGTGTACCTGGGCCGCTGCCGGGTGCTGAGGGTGGAGGCGCCCGCCGGGCTGGTCGGCCCGGACGCGCTGGCCCCGCTGCCCGGCACGCTGCCGCCCCGGCTGCTGCTGCACACCGGCCAGCCTGCCCACTGGGCCGAGTTTCCTGCGGCGTTCGCCGCGCTGGACCCCGCCTTCGTGCGCGAGGCGGCGCGGCGCGGCGTCCGGCTGATCGGCACCGACAGTCCCAGCGTGGACCCGCTGACCAGCAAGACGCTGGACGCCCACCACGCCTGCCTGGGGGCCGGAATCCTCATTCTGGAGGGCCTGAACCTCTCGGCCGTCCCGGACGGCGAGTACGACCTCGTCTGCCTGCCGCTGCCGCTGGTGGAGGCGGACGGCGCCCCTGCCCGCGCGGTGCTGCTGCCCGCCGGAACGTTGCCCACAGGAGACCCAGCATGA